Proteins encoded within one genomic window of Leptolyngbya sp. CCY15150:
- a CDS encoding type IV pilus secretin family protein, whose translation MKRLLGFSSVVASGMMVAMTAQPASAQPTRVTGVQVTEASNGVEVVLQTQEGDRPQVFTIAQGNTLVSDIINTQLQLPEGNGYLQNNPAPGIASVSVTQVDENSIRLSITSASDSAPSGQVRQADNSIVFDFANAGATAQAPAPAPAPPPQAAPAPPPSIAQMPSPSPVLVPNPELFIDGVPVLNPAQGFTPPLQSRAVAPPLGDIAVSTLDTSRDRIDLATTERVPRLVLRDAPVRDVLSLLARAANLNIAYIGEIPGINADDQASGDEGAEEVRISLDIENEPVQDVFNYVLRISGLEANREGRTIFVGPRLPDDARNIIARTLRLNQVTAAEAANFLATQGAESRQAFQAVRIETIGEGAAARTVEVLEPPQIVAVEVQPGESPLLLQGLSVTTDNRLNAITLVGSPRRVQTATDLLAQLDLRRRQVAINVKVVDVNLLATEDFSTSFSFGIGDGFFVSDGGSLGARYGEARPPSIGDFNDSRFNRPITGDLFPPTEEELGPFLDAQPNAPFGSNQSTGNPAPFPGEENRFPDGRFPRSPFGTNPNPLQPGITEITEAGIEFGLPQLYQYTRDFLFDLQAQVVSGNAKILTDPTLTVQEGSRATVQLTSQVYGGSRITTDEDGDITSSEPIINDAGLILDIIVDRIDDNGFVTMSVEPTVSSISQVFSTERDGDIVLLQERTVRTERIRMRDGQTLILAGIIQDSDRVEVSKVPILGDIPILGALFRSTNRENSRQEVVVLVTPQILDDSDLSNFGYRYSPGQDVQEVLRQQGMPLR comes from the coding sequence GTGAAACGTCTTTTAGGTTTTAGTAGTGTGGTAGCCAGTGGCATGATGGTGGCAATGACGGCTCAGCCGGCTTCTGCCCAGCCAACCCGTGTAACCGGGGTGCAGGTGACTGAGGCATCGAATGGTGTTGAGGTGGTGTTGCAAACCCAGGAGGGCGATCGCCCCCAGGTGTTTACCATCGCTCAGGGGAATACGCTGGTGTCGGACATCATCAACACGCAGCTTCAGCTCCCTGAGGGCAACGGCTATTTGCAAAATAATCCGGCCCCTGGCATTGCCTCTGTCAGCGTCACTCAAGTAGACGAAAACAGCATTCGTCTGTCAATCACCTCCGCCTCCGATAGCGCTCCTTCTGGGCAAGTCCGCCAAGCTGACAACAGTATTGTGTTTGACTTCGCTAATGCTGGAGCAACAGCGCAAGCGCCAGCACCGGCTCCTGCGCCACCTCCCCAAGCTGCACCTGCGCCACCTCCCTCCATTGCCCAGATGCCTTCGCCTAGCCCTGTCTTGGTGCCCAATCCGGAGCTGTTTATTGACGGGGTACCGGTTCTCAACCCAGCTCAGGGCTTTACGCCACCGCTCCAATCACGGGCGGTTGCGCCACCCTTGGGCGATATCGCTGTTTCAACCCTGGATACATCACGCGATCGCATTGATCTCGCCACGACTGAGCGCGTGCCCCGTTTGGTTTTGCGGGATGCGCCGGTGCGCGATGTCCTATCTCTGCTAGCTCGCGCGGCCAACCTGAACATTGCCTATATTGGTGAGATCCCAGGCATCAACGCCGATGACCAAGCATCCGGCGATGAAGGTGCTGAGGAAGTACGCATTTCCCTCGATATTGAAAACGAGCCGGTTCAGGACGTCTTCAACTATGTGTTGCGCATTAGTGGTCTAGAAGCCAACCGTGAAGGGCGCACCATCTTTGTGGGACCGCGCTTGCCCGATGACGCCCGCAATATCATTGCCCGCACCCTGCGTCTCAATCAGGTGACGGCTGCTGAAGCTGCTAACTTCTTAGCAACCCAAGGGGCAGAATCGCGTCAAGCCTTCCAAGCCGTGCGGATCGAAACCATTGGAGAAGGAGCTGCTGCCCGAACCGTTGAGGTTCTAGAGCCGCCTCAGATTGTGGCCGTGGAAGTCCAGCCTGGGGAAAGTCCCCTGTTGCTGCAAGGTTTATCGGTGACCACTGATAACCGACTCAATGCCATCACCCTCGTGGGATCTCCCCGCCGGGTGCAGACAGCTACCGATCTACTAGCTCAGCTCGACCTCCGCCGCCGTCAAGTTGCGATCAATGTGAAGGTGGTGGACGTTAACCTGCTAGCAACAGAAGACTTTTCTACCAGTTTCTCCTTCGGTATTGGTGACGGGTTCTTTGTGAGTGACGGTGGATCCTTGGGGGCTCGCTATGGAGAAGCCCGGCCGCCTAGTATTGGCGATTTCAACGACAGTCGTTTTAACCGACCCATTACTGGTGACTTGTTTCCTCCCACTGAGGAGGAATTAGGCCCCTTCCTGGATGCACAACCGAATGCTCCCTTTGGAAGTAACCAAAGCACTGGTAACCCTGCCCCATTTCCTGGCGAAGAGAACCGATTTCCTGATGGTCGTTTTCCTCGTTCTCCTTTTGGGACAAACCCAAATCCTCTCCAGCCGGGTATCACGGAAATTACGGAAGCTGGCATTGAGTTTGGATTGCCTCAACTATACCAATACACTCGCGACTTCCTATTTGACTTGCAGGCTCAGGTGGTTAGCGGCAATGCAAAGATCCTGACCGATCCAACCTTGACGGTGCAAGAAGGGTCACGAGCTACGGTTCAATTAACGTCCCAGGTGTATGGAGGTTCTCGAATCACTACAGATGAGGATGGAGACATCACATCCTCTGAGCCCATCATTAACGATGCAGGTCTCATTCTCGATATTATTGTTGATCGGATTGATGATAACGGCTTTGTGACGATGTCTGTGGAGCCAACTGTGTCTTCGATTTCCCAAGTGTTCAGCACTGAGCGGGACGGGGACATTGTTCTCTTGCAAGAACGCACCGTACGTACTGAACGGATTCGGATGCGGGATGGGCAAACATTGATCCTGGCTGGGATTATTCAAGATAGCGATCGCGTTGAGGTGAGCAAGGTGCCAATTTTGGGAGATATTCCCATCTTGGGTGCGCTGTTTAGAAGCACCAATCGGGAGAACTCTCGCCAAGAGGTGGTGGTTTTAGTAACGCCTCAAATTTTGGATGACTCGGATCTATCCAACTTTGGCTATCGCTACTCCCCAGGACAAGACGTCCAGGAAGTGCTTCGCCAACAGGGTATGCCGCTGCGTTAG